In one window of Skermanella rosea DNA:
- the ftsY gene encoding signal recognition particle-docking protein FtsY translates to MLKFWRRNKQEPTETKPEDVGPKVFDTPPEPEPVAEVEPEPEPVPEPEPEPVAALTPEPEQPARKGWLSRLREGLTKSTTKLTDGITGIFTKRKLDDEALEELEELLITADLGPVTAAKVTAELARTRFGKEVSPDEVRRTLAASIAQILEPVAEPLEIDAAAKPHVVLVVGVNGAGKTTTIGKMAKQFRQEGKSVIIAAGDTFRAAAVQQLQVWGERSGCPVIAKETGADAAGLAFDALERARREKTDVLLIDTAGRLQNKANLMAELQKIIRVVKKLDPEAPHSVLLVLDATTGQNAHSQVEVFREMVSVNGLILTKLDGSARGGVLVALAEKYKLPVHYIGVGESIEDMRPFEAGSFARSLMGLES, encoded by the coding sequence ATGCTGAAATTCTGGCGCCGCAACAAGCAGGAGCCGACCGAGACCAAGCCCGAGGACGTCGGACCCAAGGTCTTCGACACTCCGCCGGAACCTGAACCCGTCGCCGAGGTCGAGCCGGAACCCGAACCGGTCCCGGAACCGGAGCCGGAGCCCGTCGCGGCGCTCACCCCCGAACCCGAGCAACCCGCCCGCAAGGGCTGGCTGTCGCGCCTGCGCGAGGGGCTGACCAAGTCCACGACCAAGCTGACCGACGGCATCACCGGCATCTTCACCAAGCGCAAGCTCGACGACGAGGCGCTGGAGGAGCTGGAGGAGCTGCTGATCACCGCCGACCTGGGTCCGGTGACGGCGGCCAAGGTGACCGCCGAGCTGGCGCGCACCCGCTTCGGCAAGGAGGTCTCGCCCGATGAGGTCCGGCGCACCCTGGCCGCCAGCATCGCGCAGATCCTGGAGCCGGTCGCCGAGCCGCTGGAGATCGACGCCGCCGCCAAGCCCCACGTCGTCCTGGTGGTCGGCGTCAACGGCGCCGGCAAGACGACGACCATCGGCAAGATGGCCAAGCAGTTCCGGCAGGAGGGCAAGTCGGTCATCATCGCCGCCGGCGACACCTTCCGCGCCGCGGCGGTCCAGCAGCTCCAGGTCTGGGGCGAACGCTCCGGCTGCCCCGTGATCGCCAAGGAGACCGGCGCCGACGCCGCCGGCCTCGCCTTCGACGCGCTGGAGCGGGCGCGGCGCGAGAAGACCGACGTGCTGCTGATCGACACGGCGGGGCGGCTCCAGAACAAGGCCAACCTGATGGCCGAGCTCCAGAAGATCATCCGCGTCGTGAAGAAGCTCGATCCCGAGGCGCCCCATTCGGTCCTGCTGGTGCTCGACGCCACGACCGGCCAGAATGCGCACTCGCAGGTCGAGGTGTTCCGGGAGATGGTCAGCGTGAACGGGCTGATCCTGACCAAGCTGGACGGTTCGGCGCGCGGCGGCGTCCTGGTGGCCCTGGCGGAGAAGTACAAGCTGCCGGTCCACTATATCGGCGTCGGCGAGAGCATAGAGGACATGCGCCCCTTCGAGGCGGGCTCCTTCGCCCGCTCCCTGATGGGTCTTGAATCTTGA